In one window of Pseudobdellovibrionaceae bacterium DNA:
- a CDS encoding KpsF/GutQ family sugar-phosphate isomerase, whose product MAREDIEEGRRVLRVEAEAILAVVERLDDQFAQAVEKVSGCTGKVIVTGIGKSGQIARKIASTMSSTGTPALFVHPAESSHGDLGVIAKDDLVIAISYGGESEEMAAIFNYVGRKGISLIAMTGRPESSLGRAAQLVLDISVKEEACPLKLAPTSSSTVSLALGDALAMAVLKRRGFKEADFAEFHPRGSLGRKLLTRVCDVMHTGESVPLVLEDVDMVQVIGQMTSKDVRGVAGVVDSSDKLIGIITDGDIRRRLEKNNKPITEQAKDLMSWAPKTIDANELAVKALFMMEQFQIQTLFVTDRSANNPSKPVGLIHLQDLIRARIS is encoded by the coding sequence ATGGCGAGAGAAGATATTGAAGAGGGGCGACGAGTTCTGCGAGTGGAGGCCGAAGCTATCTTGGCGGTGGTTGAGCGTTTGGATGACCAGTTTGCTCAAGCCGTGGAAAAGGTCTCTGGTTGCACCGGCAAAGTGATTGTTACCGGCATTGGTAAATCAGGGCAGATTGCTAGAAAGATTGCCAGTACAATGAGTTCTACCGGCACACCGGCTTTGTTTGTTCATCCCGCTGAAAGCTCCCACGGTGATTTGGGTGTGATTGCCAAAGATGATTTGGTGATCGCCATCAGTTATGGAGGTGAATCTGAAGAAATGGCTGCCATTTTCAACTATGTGGGGCGAAAAGGAATTTCACTGATCGCCATGACAGGCCGGCCAGAGAGTTCTCTGGGGCGCGCCGCCCAATTGGTTTTAGATATTTCAGTAAAGGAAGAAGCCTGCCCGCTTAAGCTTGCACCCACATCCAGTTCCACGGTGTCGTTGGCATTGGGCGACGCCTTGGCTATGGCTGTATTAAAACGCCGAGGGTTTAAGGAAGCTGACTTTGCAGAATTTCATCCGCGTGGGAGCCTGGGGCGAAAATTGCTGACCAGAGTCTGTGATGTTATGCACACAGGAGAGTCAGTGCCTCTTGTTCTTGAAGATGTAGATATGGTTCAAGTTATTGGCCAGATGACATCCAAAGACGTGCGGGGAGTGGCAGGAGTAGTAGATTCTAGTGATAAACTGATTGGTATTATTACCGACGGAGATATTCGTCGGCGTTTGGAAAAAAACAACAAACCCATCACGGAGCAGGCCAAAGATCTCATGTCGTGGGCGCCAAAGACCATTGACGCCAATGAGCTGGCAGTAAAGGCCTTGTTTATGATGGAGCAGTTTCAGATTCAAACTCTGTTCGTCACAGACCGGTCAGCGAACAACCCCTCAAAACCCGTGGGCCTCATTCATTTACAAGACCTTATTAGGGCAAGAATCAGTTAA
- a CDS encoding outer membrane beta-barrel domain-containing protein — MQNLLLALLLLVSLPTFAETIEFSEDELATETVLPVFDKTQVVKNRTISVSKRFELGAGAGVNMTEALYNNLILNISGAYHFDEIHGINVNATLTGSGLSAMGENLAQGIGMQASGRKLDASRAPSVKYLVLGNYQLTAYYGKISVSKQTTMNLSLYGLAGMGLVGFDDSTNLAMSFGFGQKVYFTKELALRLDMRLITYQGPDVTTTTDNLEPGGPKLTSDDLSSTNFFHTHLTLGLVYLL; from the coding sequence ATGCAAAATCTATTGCTTGCTTTGTTGCTACTTGTATCACTGCCGACATTTGCTGAGACCATTGAATTTTCAGAAGATGAGTTAGCCACTGAAACCGTTCTCCCGGTTTTTGATAAAACTCAAGTGGTTAAGAATCGAACCATATCAGTAAGTAAAAGATTTGAATTGGGTGCCGGCGCCGGTGTGAATATGACAGAGGCCCTCTATAACAATTTGATTCTAAATATTAGTGGGGCCTATCACTTTGATGAAATCCACGGGATTAATGTGAACGCCACATTAACCGGGTCAGGACTCTCTGCCATGGGAGAAAACTTAGCGCAGGGTATTGGGATGCAAGCTTCAGGACGAAAACTCGATGCGAGTCGGGCACCCTCAGTTAAGTATCTTGTATTAGGAAACTACCAATTGACGGCCTACTACGGAAAAATCAGCGTATCTAAGCAAACCACAATGAATCTTTCCCTTTACGGGTTAGCGGGTATGGGTCTAGTGGGTTTTGATGATTCCACAAATCTGGCCATGAGTTTTGGCTTCGGTCAGAAAGTCTATTTCACCAAGGAATTGGCCCTACGTCTAGATATGCGCCTCATTACCTATCAGGGTCCTGATGTAACAACAACGACGGACAATCTAGAACCAGGGGGCCCAAAACTAACTTCAGATGACCTGAGCTCCACAAACTTCTTCCACACCCACCTCACTCTAGGTCTAGTCTATCTCCTATAA